A genomic region of Candidatus Eisenbacteria bacterium contains the following coding sequences:
- a CDS encoding FAD:protein FMN transferase → MPETDPKRSEARSEAFSQGFTRRRFLASLGLLAGAGALAPLAGRLRPHSPGAVDATRKMLGTWVRIVARHEDTARASRAVERAFAEISRVDAQMSVHRADSQLSRVNASAGMAPVGVDVAVLDVMGVALAAARTSGGVYDPTILPLMRTYGFYGAGSGGYPSDREIAAAERLVDWQRVELDRDRGTLGLAVAGAGIDLGSIGKGWAVDRAVAALRSEGITSGLVDAGGNVYGLGTPGPGAPGWSVAVYHPVTRRPDRVFVLRDNAVATSANYEQYRMLGEMRVGHLFDARRGLPADGHLSASVLARTGVESDVMSTSAFLLGPDRFRWPGALETHFLG, encoded by the coding sequence ATGCCCGAGACCGATCCTAAGCGTTCCGAGGCCCGCTCCGAAGCGTTTTCGCAGGGCTTCACCCGGAGGCGTTTCCTGGCCAGCCTGGGACTGTTGGCGGGCGCCGGCGCGCTGGCGCCGCTGGCCGGTCGGCTGCGTCCGCACTCCCCCGGGGCGGTGGACGCGACCCGCAAGATGCTGGGAACCTGGGTCCGCATCGTGGCCCGCCACGAGGACACCGCCCGCGCCTCGCGCGCCGTGGAGCGCGCCTTCGCCGAGATCTCCCGCGTGGACGCCCAGATGAGCGTGCACCGCGCCGACAGCCAGCTCAGCCGGGTGAACGCCTCCGCCGGGATGGCCCCGGTGGGCGTGGACGTGGCCGTGCTGGACGTCATGGGCGTGGCCCTGGCCGCCGCCCGCACCAGCGGCGGGGTGTACGATCCCACCATCCTGCCGCTCATGAGGACCTACGGTTTCTATGGTGCCGGGTCCGGCGGCTACCCCTCCGACCGTGAGATCGCCGCCGCGGAGCGCCTGGTGGACTGGCAGCGCGTGGAACTGGACCGCGATCGGGGCACGCTGGGCCTGGCGGTCGCCGGCGCGGGGATTGACCTGGGCTCCATCGGGAAGGGCTGGGCGGTGGACCGGGCGGTGGCCGCGCTGCGCTCCGAGGGGATCACCTCCGGCCTGGTGGACGCCGGCGGCAACGTCTACGGCCTGGGCACGCCCGGGCCGGGCGCGCCCGGCTGGTCCGTGGCCGTGTACCACCCCGTCACCCGCAGGCCCGACCGGGTGTTCGTGCTGCGCGACAACGCGGTGGCCACCAGCGCCAATTACGAGCAGTACCGCATGCTGGGCGAGATGCGGGTCGGCCACCTGTTCGACGCGCGCCGCGGCCTGCCCGCCGACGGCCACCTGAGCGCCAGCGTGCTGGCGCGCACCGGCGTGGAATCCGACGTCATGTCCACCTCCGCGTTCCTGCTCGGCCCGGACCGCTTCCGCTGGCCCGGTGCGCTCGAAACGCACTTCCTCGGTTGA
- a CDS encoding FMN-binding protein, with protein MSDETAGVGGNRAEMFRITVSMAVVCALGAMVLGAVFVWTDRYQREASLEGEKTAVVQLLHLKPSASVVELRQFLAPARRQVVYRAQAFGQESGAASQIVFTLEGGLVSRAEVPAGGNEKADKAAGLQPLGRIFVARDGGQPAGFVVEGVSQGYKNKIRFLVALDQGFEVLGVRVVEHEEDPGLGAEVATKVFQAQYAGRSAGEIAATDVTRDPMPEDWRGALAALQRMPQAQWQEEYGTLRAREKTRPIYAVTGATISSRALTDGVRSTVGHFRRRWQLLEPYLGGGS; from the coding sequence ATGAGCGACGAGACCGCCGGCGTGGGCGGGAACCGCGCGGAGATGTTCCGGATCACCGTGTCCATGGCGGTGGTGTGCGCGCTGGGCGCCATGGTGCTGGGCGCGGTGTTCGTGTGGACCGACCGCTACCAGCGCGAGGCCAGCCTGGAGGGCGAGAAGACCGCGGTGGTGCAGCTGCTGCACCTGAAGCCCTCCGCCTCGGTGGTGGAGTTGCGGCAGTTCCTGGCCCCCGCGCGCAGGCAGGTGGTGTACCGCGCGCAGGCGTTCGGCCAGGAGTCGGGCGCGGCCAGCCAGATCGTCTTCACCCTGGAGGGCGGGCTGGTGTCCCGCGCCGAGGTGCCCGCCGGCGGGAACGAGAAGGCCGACAAGGCCGCCGGGCTGCAGCCGCTGGGCCGCATCTTCGTGGCCCGCGACGGCGGGCAGCCGGCCGGATTCGTGGTCGAGGGCGTCAGCCAGGGTTACAAGAACAAGATCCGCTTCCTGGTGGCGCTGGACCAGGGCTTCGAGGTGCTGGGGGTGCGGGTGGTGGAGCACGAGGAGGACCCGGGCCTGGGCGCCGAGGTGGCCACGAAGGTGTTCCAGGCCCAGTACGCGGGCCGCTCGGCCGGGGAGATCGCCGCCACCGACGTGACGCGCGATCCCATGCCGGAGGACTGGCGCGGCGCGCTGGCGGCGCTGCAGCGGATGCCGCAGGCGCAGTGGCAGGAGGAATACGGGACCCTCCGCGCCCGTGAGAAGACCCGGCCCATCTACGCGGTGACCGGCGCCACGATCTCCAGCCGCGCCCTCACCGACGGGGTGCGCTCCACCGTGGGCCACTTCAGGCGCCGCTGGCAGCTGCTTGAGCCGTACCTGGGAGGTGGATCGTGA
- the rsxE gene encoding electron transport complex subunit RsxE has product MQTRPPGVRELLLNGIFGENPVFRLALSLCPAVAVTTTVMNGITLGIAVLFVQVLSSVTVAIFRKFIHPRVRIVVYTIIIAVWVSVIDMTLAAFVPALYAQVGLYVKLIVAFAIIISRLEIFASRQPLVPSFWDGMGMGLGFTFALIVIGALRELLGNGSLMGYPLTPFKPLLFFALPAGGFFSIALLMALFNYIEAKMAGPGAPRKTGGGGAHG; this is encoded by the coding sequence CTGCAGACCCGCCCGCCGGGCGTGAGGGAGCTGCTGCTCAACGGCATCTTCGGCGAAAACCCGGTGTTCCGCCTGGCGCTCAGCCTGTGCCCGGCGGTGGCCGTGACCACCACGGTGATGAACGGCATCACGCTGGGCATCGCGGTGCTGTTCGTGCAGGTGCTCTCCAGCGTGACCGTGGCCATCTTCCGGAAGTTCATCCATCCGCGGGTGCGGATCGTGGTGTACACCATCATCATCGCGGTGTGGGTGAGCGTGATTGACATGACGCTCGCGGCGTTCGTGCCCGCGCTGTACGCGCAGGTGGGGCTGTACGTGAAGCTGATCGTGGCCTTTGCGATCATCATTTCGCGCCTCGAGATCTTCGCCTCGCGCCAGCCGCTGGTGCCTTCCTTCTGGGACGGCATGGGCATGGGGCTGGGCTTCACCTTCGCGCTCATCGTGATCGGGGCGCTGCGCGAGCTGCTGGGCAACGGCTCGCTCATGGGCTACCCGCTCACGCCGTTCAAGCCGCTGTTGTTCTTCGCGCTGCCGGCGGGCGGGTTCTTTTCCATCGCGCTGCTGATGGCGCTGTTCAACTACATCGAGGCGAAGATGGCCGGTCCGGGCGCGCCCCGGAAGACCGGTGGCGGGGGTGCGCATGGCTAG
- a CDS encoding 2-oxoacid:ferredoxin oxidoreductase subunit beta has translation MSILPEVALTDEPVHPISPFIRMDRMPHIWCPTCGIGTVVKCYASALEKTGVDLDKVSVVSGIGCTGRVAGYVKLDSFHSTHGRALPFATGLKLARPELMVTVFSGDGDLMGIGGNHFIHAARRNMDLLVVLVNNFIYGMTGGQNAPTTPLTAHSSTMPFGSYERPFNLPHLAASCGATYVARWTCLHVRQLTSAFAEAIGRKGFRFIEVIAPCSTLYARLNKLGSGLDLMRFYHDSAEVRHGADTREADIDYQQRILCGKFVDEERPTYLEMMHSHFRSVLGEKYVPMPPEGGWIRGED, from the coding sequence ATGAGCATCCTGCCCGAAGTGGCCCTCACGGACGAGCCGGTCCACCCGATTTCACCGTTCATCCGCATGGACCGGATGCCCCACATCTGGTGTCCCACCTGCGGCATCGGGACCGTGGTGAAGTGCTACGCCAGCGCCCTGGAGAAGACCGGCGTGGACCTGGACAAGGTGAGCGTGGTCTCCGGCATCGGCTGCACCGGGCGCGTCGCCGGCTATGTGAAGCTGGACAGCTTCCACTCCACCCACGGGCGGGCGCTGCCCTTCGCCACCGGGCTGAAGCTGGCGCGGCCGGAGCTGATGGTCACCGTGTTCTCCGGGGACGGTGACCTGATGGGGATCGGCGGCAACCACTTCATCCACGCCGCGCGGCGCAACATGGACCTGCTGGTGGTGCTGGTGAACAACTTCATCTATGGAATGACCGGCGGGCAGAACGCGCCCACCACGCCGCTCACCGCGCACTCCTCCACCATGCCCTTCGGGAGCTACGAGCGGCCGTTCAACCTCCCGCACCTGGCTGCCAGCTGCGGCGCCACCTACGTGGCCCGCTGGACCTGCCTGCACGTGCGCCAGCTGACCTCGGCCTTCGCCGAGGCGATCGGCCGGAAGGGGTTCCGCTTCATCGAGGTGATCGCGCCCTGCTCCACCCTGTACGCGCGCCTCAACAAGCTGGGCAGCGGCCTGGACCTGATGCGCTTCTACCACGACAGCGCGGAGGTGCGGCACGGGGCCGACACCCGCGAGGCCGACATCGACTACCAGCAGCGCATCCTGTGCGGGAAGTTCGTGGACGAGGAGCGCCCGACGTACCTGGAGATGATGCACTCGCACTTCCGCTCGGTGCTGGGGGAGAAGTACGTCCCCATGCCTCCGGAAGGGGGATGGATCCGTGGAGAGGACTGA
- a CDS encoding RnfABCDGE type electron transport complex subunit D produces MSDEVLLTPEHPLVVSPGPHLHAAESTAKIMWWVNGTLAPAALWGAFVFGPKALVVIACCVAGAVAAEWGCCAGMKRRNTVSDGSAFCTGLLLALTIGAQVQWWQALLGGAFAVLIGKVIFGGLGFNLFNPALVGRAFMMATFPLAMTSGWISPRPWFSLAPDALTTATPLNVLKEHGLAAAVKVVTSPEGLWNGLVLGFRPGSIGEVSVVLVLLGGAVLVARGIIRLWIPLSVVAGTALATAFTGAAGLHLLSGGLWLGAFYMATDYVTSPTTRNGQVVFGLIIGLLTGLIRVYGGYPEGICYAILLANTLVPALNLWFRPRRTAIAGSPS; encoded by the coding sequence ATGAGCGACGAAGTCCTCCTGACCCCCGAGCACCCGCTGGTGGTGTCGCCGGGGCCGCACCTGCACGCGGCCGAGTCCACCGCGAAGATCATGTGGTGGGTGAACGGCACGCTGGCGCCGGCGGCGCTGTGGGGCGCGTTCGTGTTCGGGCCGAAGGCCCTGGTGGTGATCGCCTGCTGCGTCGCGGGCGCGGTGGCCGCGGAATGGGGCTGCTGCGCCGGGATGAAGCGCCGGAACACCGTCTCCGACGGCAGCGCCTTCTGCACCGGGCTGCTGCTGGCGCTGACCATCGGGGCGCAGGTCCAGTGGTGGCAGGCGCTGCTGGGCGGGGCGTTCGCGGTGCTGATCGGCAAGGTGATCTTCGGCGGGCTGGGCTTCAACCTGTTCAACCCGGCGCTGGTGGGCCGGGCGTTCATGATGGCCACCTTCCCGCTGGCCATGACCTCCGGCTGGATCAGCCCGCGGCCGTGGTTCTCCCTGGCCCCCGACGCCCTGACCACGGCCACGCCACTCAACGTGCTCAAGGAGCACGGCCTCGCGGCGGCGGTGAAGGTGGTGACCAGCCCGGAGGGCCTGTGGAACGGCCTGGTGCTGGGCTTCCGCCCGGGCTCCATCGGCGAGGTGTCGGTGGTGCTGGTGCTGCTGGGCGGCGCGGTGCTGGTGGCGCGCGGCATCATCAGGCTGTGGATCCCGCTGAGCGTGGTGGCGGGCACGGCGCTGGCCACGGCCTTCACCGGCGCGGCCGGGCTGCATCTGCTGAGCGGCGGGCTGTGGCTGGGCGCGTTCTACATGGCCACCGACTATGTCACCTCGCCCACCACCCGCAACGGGCAGGTGGTGTTCGGACTGATCATCGGGCTGCTCACCGGCCTGATCCGCGTGTACGGCGGCTACCCGGAGGGCATCTGCTACGCGATCCTGCTGGCCAACACCCTGGTCCCGGCGCTGAATCTCTGGTTCCGCCCGCGCCGGACCGCCATCGCGGGGAGCCCGTCATGA
- a CDS encoding DinB family protein encodes MSGGGGPAGAGGFAFEAFRELLWSQFGASIDMLGNAMRACPDALWADRTRQPEFWYVAFHTLFWLDYYLYGREEGFAPPPPYTLDEMDPAGLMPERPYTKEELLAYLASGRRKCREAIGALTPEGAAARCGIERRNMNVAELHLYNLRHVQHHAAQLNLILRQATDSAPRWVSRAPDGPGE; translated from the coding sequence ATGTCCGGCGGGGGCGGTCCCGCCGGGGCGGGCGGCTTCGCCTTCGAGGCGTTCCGCGAACTGCTCTGGAGCCAGTTCGGCGCGTCCATCGACATGCTCGGCAACGCCATGCGGGCCTGCCCGGACGCGCTGTGGGCGGACCGCACCCGGCAGCCGGAATTCTGGTATGTCGCCTTCCACACGCTCTTCTGGCTGGACTACTACCTGTACGGCAGGGAGGAGGGCTTCGCCCCGCCACCCCCGTACACGCTGGACGAGATGGATCCCGCGGGGCTGATGCCGGAGCGTCCGTACACAAAGGAGGAACTGCTCGCCTACCTCGCATCCGGCCGCCGGAAGTGCCGCGAGGCGATCGGGGCGCTCACGCCGGAGGGCGCCGCGGCGCGCTGCGGGATCGAGCGGCGGAATATGAACGTGGCGGAACTGCATCTGTATAACCTCCGCCACGTCCAGCATCACGCCGCCCAGCTCAACCTGATACTGCGCCAGGCCACCGATTCCGCTCCGCGCTGGGTGTCCCGGGCCCCGGACGGGCCGGGGGAATAG
- a CDS encoding ferredoxin produces MAPVNEFYVDADLCTECGDCIKLIPQAFRKVEDEEIAEVYNTSIDESLLPKLQQIMTDCPGHAILWKK; encoded by the coding sequence ATGGCCCCAGTGAACGAGTTCTACGTGGACGCCGACCTGTGCACCGAGTGCGGAGACTGCATCAAGCTTATTCCGCAGGCCTTCCGCAAGGTCGAAGATGAAGAAATTGCAGAGGTTTACAACACGAGCATTGACGAGTCGCTGCTGCCAAAGTTGCAGCAGATCATGACGGATTGTCCGGGTCATGCCATCCTGTGGAAGAAGTGA
- a CDS encoding 2-oxoacid:acceptor oxidoreductase family protein, with translation MKTLDPQEVLRASVLEFRGDGKAGGGLVLAFQSLANLMLTDPETHVQEWPFFSSARRGAGIRSFLRVSRKPIMAACEVTRPHISLLMDEAAAQLVDFAQGVPAGGTFVINTPRSPEECARHFKLSGRVMTIAGDDLGRKYLKHPIGNVAAYVAVAQAVGGLERQTVIEAFLKMLKKRRIPQLLLDRNREALEASFGSIQTGTYECAAPSDHAPIRFTGYGDLPIGAQTALRLSQNNKTAGYARSGLRLRFEDPAMACTGCSHCVTNCPEGIILWEKDDAKGMQVTGVDVSNFCKLCGECIEVCPEHLFKEVPFSEEWEEVLVK, from the coding sequence GTGAAGACTCTGGACCCGCAGGAGGTGCTGCGCGCCTCCGTGCTGGAGTTCCGCGGCGACGGCAAGGCGGGGGGCGGGCTGGTGCTGGCCTTCCAGAGCCTCGCCAACCTGATGCTGACGGATCCCGAAACGCATGTGCAGGAGTGGCCCTTCTTCAGCTCCGCCCGCCGGGGGGCGGGCATCCGCTCGTTCCTGCGCGTGAGCCGCAAGCCCATCATGGCCGCCTGCGAAGTGACGCGGCCGCACATCTCGCTGCTGATGGATGAGGCCGCCGCCCAGCTGGTGGACTTCGCCCAGGGCGTGCCGGCCGGCGGCACCTTCGTGATCAACACCCCGCGTTCCCCCGAGGAGTGCGCGCGCCACTTCAAGCTGAGCGGCCGGGTGATGACCATCGCGGGCGACGACCTGGGGCGGAAGTACCTCAAGCACCCCATCGGCAACGTGGCGGCCTACGTGGCCGTGGCCCAGGCCGTGGGCGGGCTGGAGCGCCAGACCGTGATCGAGGCGTTCCTCAAGATGCTCAAGAAACGCCGCATCCCGCAGCTGCTGCTGGACCGGAACCGGGAGGCGCTGGAGGCCAGCTTCGGCTCGATCCAGACCGGCACGTACGAGTGCGCCGCCCCCTCCGACCACGCGCCCATCCGCTTCACCGGCTACGGCGACCTGCCCATCGGCGCCCAGACCGCGCTGCGGCTGTCGCAGAACAACAAGACCGCGGGCTACGCGCGGAGCGGGCTGCGGCTGCGCTTCGAGGACCCCGCCATGGCATGCACCGGCTGCTCGCACTGCGTCACCAATTGCCCCGAGGGCATCATCCTCTGGGAGAAGGACGACGCGAAGGGCATGCAGGTGACCGGCGTGGACGTGAGCAACTTCTGCAAGCTGTGCGGCGAGTGCATCGAAGTATGCCCCGAGCACCTCTTCAAGGAAGTTCCGTTCAGCGAGGAATGGGAGGAGGTGCTGGTCAAGTGA
- a CDS encoding GIY-YIG nuclease family protein, which produces MGVFRVLNTANGRYFIGSSPDLPGMLNRVRFQLGNGSFPNRALQEDWKTCGPDAFRFEALDTLEPPKEPGYDSREDLRTLLDMWMKKLAATEGPGYHGSSRPQD; this is translated from the coding sequence ATGGGGGTGTTCCGGGTGCTGAACACGGCGAACGGGCGCTACTTCATCGGATCCAGCCCCGATCTTCCGGGGATGCTGAACCGCGTCCGCTTTCAGCTCGGAAACGGCTCCTTTCCCAACCGGGCCCTGCAGGAGGACTGGAAGACCTGCGGCCCGGACGCCTTCCGCTTCGAGGCGCTCGACACCCTGGAGCCGCCCAAGGAGCCGGGATACGACTCGCGGGAGGATCTCCGCACCCTCCTGGACATGTGGATGAAGAAGCTCGCCGCCACGGAAGGGCCGGGCTACCACGGGAGCTCCCGGCCGCAGGACTGA
- the rsxC gene encoding electron transport complex subunit RsxC yields the protein MSATATHGSVKTFGKGGIHPGPNKGMTSGKPIEDIPPPKEVRLPLVQHLGEPATMIVKKGDLVRRGQKIADGGATGAPLHATISGKVKPLDRYPHPTLVMSQAIVITRTEGEGTEELEFPEDPAWRGVSREEALERIREAGIVGLGGAAFPTFRKLTLPEGVKLDTLILNGAECEPYLTSDYRIMLAHPVEIVEGAMVMARILGVKRAIIGVESDKPEAAAKLEAAAAGAERGDVKIEVGMCQARYPQGAERQLVHALTGRVMPARALPSAVRVLVQNVATAVAVHDAVRYRKPLLDRVVTVTGPGIREPKNVRVPIGTLLADLVAFGGGFHKGVTRVVAGGPMMGRSLPRLDIPVIKGLNGLVLLTGVSPFEGGYGPCIGCTRCVEACPLGLEPDQVSVRVEAGRQLETEPFGAIDCYECGCCTYVCPSSRPLVQFMQVAKASLRRAGELRIRK from the coding sequence ATGAGCGCAACCGCGACCCACGGCTCGGTGAAGACCTTCGGCAAGGGCGGCATCCACCCCGGCCCGAACAAGGGCATGACCTCGGGCAAGCCCATCGAGGACATCCCGCCGCCGAAGGAAGTGCGCCTGCCCCTGGTGCAGCACCTGGGCGAGCCGGCCACCATGATCGTGAAGAAGGGCGACCTCGTGCGCCGGGGCCAGAAGATCGCCGACGGCGGGGCCACCGGCGCGCCGCTGCACGCCACCATCTCCGGCAAGGTGAAGCCGCTCGACCGCTACCCCCACCCCACGCTGGTGATGTCCCAGGCCATCGTCATCACGCGCACCGAGGGCGAGGGGACCGAGGAACTGGAGTTCCCCGAGGACCCGGCCTGGCGCGGCGTCTCCCGCGAGGAGGCGCTGGAGCGCATCCGGGAGGCCGGGATCGTGGGCCTGGGCGGCGCGGCCTTCCCCACCTTCCGCAAGCTCACCCTGCCCGAAGGCGTGAAGCTGGACACGCTCATCCTGAACGGCGCGGAGTGCGAGCCGTACCTCACCTCCGACTACCGCATCATGCTGGCGCACCCCGTGGAGATCGTGGAGGGCGCGATGGTGATGGCCCGCATCCTGGGCGTGAAGCGCGCGATCATCGGCGTGGAGTCGGACAAGCCCGAGGCGGCGGCGAAGCTCGAGGCCGCCGCGGCGGGCGCCGAACGCGGCGACGTGAAGATCGAGGTGGGCATGTGCCAGGCGCGCTACCCGCAGGGTGCGGAGCGCCAGCTGGTGCACGCGCTCACCGGGCGGGTGATGCCGGCGCGGGCGCTGCCCTCCGCGGTGCGCGTGCTGGTGCAGAACGTGGCCACCGCCGTCGCGGTGCACGACGCGGTGCGCTATCGCAAGCCGCTGCTCGACCGGGTGGTCACCGTGACCGGGCCGGGCATCCGCGAGCCGAAGAACGTGCGCGTGCCCATCGGCACGCTGCTGGCCGACCTGGTGGCCTTCGGCGGCGGCTTCCACAAGGGTGTGACCCGCGTGGTGGCCGGCGGGCCGATGATGGGCCGATCGCTGCCGCGCCTGGACATCCCGGTGATCAAGGGGCTGAACGGGCTGGTGCTGCTGACCGGGGTCTCGCCCTTCGAGGGCGGCTACGGGCCGTGCATCGGCTGCACGCGGTGCGTCGAGGCCTGCCCGCTGGGGCTGGAGCCCGACCAGGTGAGCGTGCGCGTGGAGGCTGGCCGCCAGCTGGAGACCGAGCCCTTCGGCGCCATCGACTGCTACGAGTGCGGCTGCTGCACCTACGTGTGCCCCTCCTCGCGGCCGCTCGTCCAGTTCATGCAGGTGGCCAAGGCGAGCCTGCGGCGCGCCGGCGAGCTGAGGATCAGGAAATGA
- a CDS encoding NADH-quinone reductase — MALALSLPAPAWAAGGTVVSARVVTPDLLRVKLAAPPVRTDAANFRFTEAASPDVPIEIREVRVEAGNVVVLRAGQTLHPAQAYRLEIAEPKAEKDVAPSRWALLLTAIISAALINNFVFTRYLGLCIFFGVSKKRDTAVGMGVTFTLVMVTTGMMSWALYQLVMKPLQLKFLQVLVFIGVVAFMVQMLDTILKKTHRALHRSFGVYLVLITTNCIILAVPLLNAAGDAGPLESLALAMGSGFGFALALFLMSCAREKMELARVPASFQGLPIAFALAGLFALAFMGFSGLSFFR, encoded by the coding sequence ATGGCGCTGGCCCTCTCGCTTCCCGCGCCCGCGTGGGCGGCCGGCGGGACCGTGGTGTCGGCGCGCGTCGTCACCCCGGACCTGCTGCGCGTGAAGCTCGCCGCGCCCCCGGTGCGGACCGACGCGGCCAACTTCCGCTTCACCGAGGCGGCCTCCCCCGACGTGCCCATCGAGATCCGCGAAGTGCGGGTGGAGGCGGGCAACGTGGTGGTGCTGCGCGCGGGGCAGACGCTGCACCCGGCACAGGCCTACCGCCTGGAGATCGCCGAGCCGAAGGCGGAGAAGGACGTGGCCCCCTCGCGCTGGGCGCTGCTGCTCACGGCCATCATCTCGGCGGCGCTCATCAACAACTTCGTGTTCACCCGCTACCTGGGGCTGTGCATCTTCTTCGGCGTCTCGAAGAAGCGCGACACCGCCGTGGGCATGGGCGTGACCTTCACCCTGGTGATGGTCACCACCGGGATGATGTCGTGGGCGCTGTACCAGCTGGTGATGAAGCCTCTGCAGCTCAAGTTCCTGCAGGTGCTGGTGTTCATCGGGGTGGTGGCGTTCATGGTCCAGATGCTGGACACCATTCTCAAGAAGACCCACCGGGCGCTGCACCGGAGCTTCGGGGTGTACCTGGTGCTGATCACCACCAACTGCATCATCCTGGCGGTGCCCCTGCTGAACGCCGCCGGCGACGCCGGACCGCTGGAGTCGCTGGCCCTGGCCATGGGCTCGGGCTTCGGTTTCGCGCTGGCGCTGTTCCTGATGTCGTGCGCCCGTGAAAAGATGGAGCTGGCCCGGGTACCCGCCAGCTTCCAGGGCCTGCCCATCGCGTTCGCGCTGGCCGGCCTGTTCGCCCTGGCGTTCATGGGCTTCTCGGGCCTGAGCTTCTTCCGGTGA
- a CDS encoding 2-oxoacid:acceptor oxidoreductase subunit alpha produces the protein MKADPRGVLTGTHYLDGDFACGEGALAAGCRFVAGYPITPSTEVVERMSRRFPTIGGTFIQMEDELASMAAVVGASWTGTKSMTVTSGPGFSLMMENIGLAAMMETPCVVVNVQRAGPSTGLPTMVGQADMMQARWGSHGDYQLIALCPRSPQEAFDLTVHAFNLSETYRVPVLIMMDECVGHMTEKVVIPPAADIQVVPRRLTSRPPGEFKPYETNGSMVPEFARAGDGYRFHATGLTHDERGYPDMTIACHERAVRRLTDKIRSHVDDISMVEEEDLAGARVVVVSYGITSRVARMGMLMARKAGVKVGSLRLIVAWPFPEERIRRLAAKVKAFVVPEINLGQMALEVERCAAGKAAVVCVPHAGGAVHEPEAICDAIRKAAE, from the coding sequence GTGAAGGCCGACCCGCGCGGGGTCCTCACTGGGACCCACTATCTCGACGGCGACTTCGCGTGCGGCGAGGGGGCCCTGGCCGCGGGCTGCCGCTTCGTGGCGGGCTACCCCATCACTCCGTCCACCGAGGTGGTGGAGCGAATGTCGCGCCGCTTCCCGACCATCGGCGGAACCTTCATCCAGATGGAGGACGAGCTGGCGAGCATGGCCGCCGTGGTGGGGGCCTCGTGGACCGGCACCAAGTCCATGACCGTCACCAGCGGGCCGGGCTTCAGCCTGATGATGGAGAACATCGGGCTGGCGGCGATGATGGAGACCCCGTGCGTGGTGGTGAACGTCCAGCGGGCCGGGCCCTCCACCGGGCTGCCCACCATGGTCGGCCAGGCCGACATGATGCAGGCGCGGTGGGGCTCCCACGGCGACTACCAACTCATCGCCCTGTGCCCGCGGTCGCCCCAGGAAGCCTTCGACCTGACCGTCCACGCCTTCAATCTCTCCGAAACGTACCGCGTTCCGGTGCTGATCATGATGGACGAGTGCGTCGGCCACATGACCGAGAAGGTGGTCATCCCGCCCGCCGCGGACATCCAGGTTGTGCCGAGGCGGCTCACGAGCCGGCCTCCGGGGGAGTTCAAGCCGTATGAAACCAACGGCAGCATGGTGCCCGAGTTCGCCCGCGCCGGCGACGGCTACCGCTTCCACGCCACCGGGCTCACCCACGACGAGCGCGGCTACCCCGACATGACCATCGCCTGCCACGAGCGCGCGGTGCGCCGGCTTACGGACAAGATCCGCTCCCACGTCGACGACATCAGCATGGTGGAGGAGGAGGACCTCGCCGGCGCCCGGGTGGTGGTGGTCAGTTACGGCATCACCTCCCGCGTGGCGCGCATGGGCATGCTGATGGCCCGCAAGGCGGGCGTGAAGGTCGGCAGCCTGCGCCTGATCGTGGCGTGGCCCTTCCCCGAGGAGCGCATCCGCAGGCTCGCCGCGAAGGTGAAGGCGTTCGTGGTGCCCGAGATCAACCTGGGACAGATGGCCCTGGAGGTCGAGCGGTGCGCCGCCGGGAAGGCCGCCGTCGTGTGCGTGCCGCACGCGGGCGGCGCGGTGCACGAACCGGAGGCCATCTGCGACGCGATCCGGAAGGCGGCGGAATGA
- a CDS encoding 4Fe-4S binding protein, which produces MRTWRTPLDSGRVRSPHGHVVIVAERCKGCGFCIEYCPRDVLREAAGFNRKGYHPPEVVKPGACVNCNLCEMICPDFAIFSVLELEPLAAGAPGPVARGGVPRGMADADGNPWRKEGK; this is translated from the coding sequence ATGAGAACCTGGCGTACGCCCCTGGATTCCGGAAGAGTCCGAAGCCCGCACGGTCACGTGGTGATCGTTGCCGAGCGCTGCAAGGGCTGCGGATTCTGCATCGAGTACTGCCCGCGCGACGTGCTGCGGGAGGCCGCCGGGTTCAACCGCAAGGGCTACCACCCGCCGGAGGTGGTCAAGCCCGGCGCGTGCGTGAACTGCAACCTGTGCGAGATGATCTGTCCCGACTTCGCCATATTCAGCGTGCTGGAGCTGGAGCCCCTGGCAGCCGGGGCGCCCGGGCCGGTCGCGCGTGGGGGGGTGCCCCGCGGCATGGCGGACGCCGACGGGAACCCGTGGCGGAAGGAGGGGAAGTGA